Genomic window (Acidimicrobiales bacterium):
GCTGCGCCGCCTCGAGGACGCGGCCAGACGCGGCGCCCGGCTGCCGAACCTGGTCGAGGCGCTCCGCCGCCCGACGGGCCGCGACCACGACCTGGCGCTGACGCCGGTCGGCCTCTCGTCCGACGACGAGATCGGCCGGGCGGCACGGGCTTTCGACGCCTTCCAGGGCGAGGCGGCCAAACTGGCGGTCAGCCACGCCTCGCTGATGAACAAGGGTGTGGCGGACAAGGGGACGTTCGAGGTCTTCGTCAACCTCGCCCGCCGCATGCAGAGCCTGGTCGACCACCAGATCGACCTGCTGGACGGGCTGGAGGCCGGCGAGGAGGACCCTGACGCGCTCGAGAACCTCTTCAGGCTCGACCACCTCGCCACCCGGGTGCGGCGCAACGCCGAGAGCCTCCTCACCATGGCCGGCGCCGCCTCGTCGCGGAGCTGGGAGCGGCCGCTGGCCGTGGCCGACGTCCTCCGGGCCGGCATGGCCGAGGTGGAGGACCTGGCCCGCATCGACCTCGAGATCGAGGACGAGGTCGCCGTGCTGGGCAACGTCGCCGCCGACGCCGCCCACCTGCTGTCCGAGCTGCTGGAGAACGCCGCCCGGTGGTCCCCGCCCGAGACGCGGGTGCACGTCCTCGGGCGACAGCGTCCCGGTGGCTACGAGATCGTGGTCACGGACTCGGGCATCGGCATGCCCGTCGAGACCTTGGCGGAGGCCAACCACATCCTGACCGGCCCCCCGCTGGCCGGGGCCACCGTCGCCCGGGCGCTCGGGCTGGTCGTGGCCGGCCGGCTGGCCCGCCGCCTGGGCATCGGCGTGCGCCTGACCACTCCCGACCGCGGCGGCGTGACCGCCCACGTGGTCCTGCCCCCATCGCTGCTGGTGGCGGCGGCCGATGCCGCCGACGAGACGGCAGCCGCCGGCTCCTCCCGCACCCTGCCCTTCGCCCTGGCCCGCCAGGAGAAGCGGGCCCGCATCAGCTCGCAGCGTCGCCGCTCGCCGTCGGGTGAGCGTCGAGGTGCCCCGGCCGGGGACGTTC
Coding sequences:
- a CDS encoding ATP-binding protein; this encodes MLSRLKVRGRIVLVAAVQAVAFAGAVVVLGAGAPSGRVGLAAGFFVAGAVVAIGLATVVARSVAAPLRRLEDAARRGARLPNLVEALRRPTGRDHDLALTPVGLSSDDEIGRAARAFDAFQGEAAKLAVSHASLMNKGVADKGTFEVFVNLARRMQSLVDHQIDLLDGLEAGEEDPDALENLFRLDHLATRVRRNAESLLTMAGAASSRSWERPLAVADVLRAGMAEVEDLARIDLEIEDEVAVLGNVAADAAHLLSELLENAARWSPPETRVHVLGRQRPGGYEIVVTDSGIGMPVETLAEANHILTGPPLAGATVARALGLVVAGRLARRLGIGVRLTTPDRGGVTAHVVLPPSLLVAAADAADETAAAGSSRTLPFALARQEKRARISSQRRRSPSGERRGAPAGDVPTIIPLPEPATTSPSARATVAPASGGPVRMWLASAKVSTGMPMPESVTTIS